In one Vulgatibacter incomptus genomic region, the following are encoded:
- a CDS encoding efflux RND transporter permease subunit, with translation MNLSEVSVRRPVFATMMSVALVVVGAISYGKLGVDLLPKVEMPVVSVFTSLPGAGPEEIESAITKPIEEQLNTIAGIDELMSVNREGFSYIRITFTLDRRVDAAVQDVRDKIGAVLRQLPEGTDPPSITAFDSESTPIMAVAISGPQSLRELTEFADTRVKDLIGTAPGVGQVSLEGGRKRAVNVVLDTQRIASYGLTSADIKRAIQSQNVEIPGGRITRGEREDVLRTMARIEDIPSFERLIVANDHATNAPIRLGDVAHVEDGTIEPRGVSRLNRREAVTLTVQKQSGANLVETAKAVEERLDILRATLPAGSELLVLRDSSIFVKMSAEEVQHHLVLGGILASLMVLLFMGSLRSTLIAAVAIPASLIATFAAMKAFDFTLNNITLLALTLAVGIVIDDAIVVIENIHRHMTERGISAMQAAIDGTREITLAVAATTLSLVVIFMPIAFMTGQIGRLFSSYGITVAVAVLVSLFISLSLTPMLASRFLKEEHAEEQAPKTGWRAIPDRINHWLDSRYEQLVAWSLDHRLIVLGIVLGCVALTAPLFGLVKKDFLPEDDQSEFEITMELAPGTSFTAADSLLKEIEPQVAALPGVKDVLSSVGDTRGGSGSATRANLYVGLVPIEERKLTQNDVMLRARRIFAGYPDMRPTVRAINTSGLGGGGYGGKLKMSIRGPGLDKLEEYLAKLLGAMRAEPAFVDAFSSSADRLPEVRVEIDRAKAADLGIDARAVSETLRTMVGGEIVSSYRDGDERYDVWLRLREVDRANLESVGRIQLRTRSGGLVPLEAIARLEEAKGPTTILRLGGMRQVFLSANPAPGVALGDAVARAEQLVQQLNLPPGYDVLFSGDAKTMAETATEFAIALALSMVFVYMVLAAQFESFVHPITILLALPLTLPFALLSLVLTGESLNVYSALGVFMLLGVVKKNGILQVDYTNTLRKTGIPLRQAILAANRARLRPILMTTLTLIAAMVPMTLAQGPGAASRGSLAKVIVGGQALSLVITLLIVPVAYAFFDELQERLAAQRGRSRPEADPALEP, from the coding sequence TTGAACCTCTCCGAGGTCAGCGTCCGGAGGCCGGTCTTCGCCACGATGATGTCGGTGGCGCTCGTGGTCGTCGGCGCCATCTCCTACGGGAAGCTCGGCGTGGATCTCCTCCCCAAGGTGGAGATGCCGGTGGTCTCGGTCTTCACCTCGCTGCCGGGCGCCGGCCCCGAGGAGATCGAGAGCGCGATCACCAAGCCCATCGAGGAGCAGCTCAACACCATCGCGGGCATCGACGAGCTGATGTCGGTGAACCGCGAGGGCTTCTCCTACATCCGCATCACCTTCACGCTGGATCGCCGCGTGGACGCCGCGGTCCAGGACGTTCGCGACAAGATCGGCGCCGTGTTGCGCCAACTCCCGGAGGGCACGGATCCGCCGTCGATCACCGCCTTCGACTCGGAGTCGACGCCGATCATGGCGGTCGCGATCTCGGGCCCGCAGAGCCTCCGGGAGCTCACGGAGTTCGCGGACACGCGGGTCAAGGACCTGATCGGGACCGCGCCAGGCGTGGGCCAGGTGAGCCTGGAAGGCGGCCGCAAACGCGCGGTCAACGTCGTGCTCGACACACAGCGCATCGCCTCCTACGGCCTCACCTCCGCCGACATCAAGCGCGCGATCCAGTCGCAGAACGTCGAGATCCCCGGCGGCCGGATCACCCGCGGCGAGCGGGAGGACGTGCTCCGGACGATGGCGCGCATCGAGGACATTCCCTCGTTCGAGCGGCTGATCGTCGCCAACGACCACGCGACCAACGCGCCGATCCGCCTGGGCGACGTGGCCCACGTGGAGGACGGGACGATCGAGCCGCGCGGCGTATCCCGGCTCAACCGACGCGAGGCCGTCACCCTCACGGTGCAGAAACAGAGCGGCGCGAACCTGGTGGAGACCGCGAAAGCGGTTGAGGAGCGGCTGGACATCCTCCGCGCGACCCTGCCCGCGGGCAGCGAGCTCCTGGTCCTGCGCGACAGCTCGATCTTCGTGAAGATGAGCGCGGAGGAGGTGCAGCACCACCTGGTCCTGGGCGGGATCCTCGCCTCGCTGATGGTGCTGCTGTTCATGGGGTCGCTGCGCTCCACCCTGATCGCCGCGGTGGCGATCCCGGCGTCGCTGATCGCGACCTTCGCGGCGATGAAGGCCTTCGACTTCACGCTGAACAACATCACCCTCCTCGCCCTCACCCTCGCGGTCGGGATCGTGATCGACGACGCGATCGTCGTGATCGAGAACATCCACCGCCACATGACCGAGCGTGGGATCTCCGCCATGCAGGCGGCGATCGATGGCACCCGGGAGATCACGCTGGCCGTCGCCGCCACCACGCTCTCGCTGGTGGTGATCTTCATGCCGATCGCCTTCATGACCGGCCAGATCGGTCGGCTCTTCAGCAGCTACGGCATCACCGTCGCGGTGGCGGTGCTCGTCTCCCTCTTCATTTCGCTCTCCCTCACGCCCATGCTGGCCTCGCGGTTCCTGAAGGAGGAGCACGCGGAGGAGCAGGCGCCGAAGACGGGCTGGCGCGCGATCCCCGATCGGATCAACCACTGGCTCGACAGCCGCTACGAGCAGCTGGTGGCGTGGTCCCTCGACCACCGGCTGATCGTGCTGGGGATCGTCCTCGGCTGCGTCGCGCTCACCGCGCCCCTCTTCGGCCTGGTGAAGAAGGACTTCCTCCCGGAGGACGATCAGAGCGAGTTCGAGATCACCATGGAGCTAGCGCCCGGCACGTCGTTCACCGCCGCCGATTCGCTCCTGAAGGAGATCGAGCCCCAGGTCGCGGCGCTGCCCGGCGTTAAGGACGTCCTCTCGTCGGTGGGCGACACTAGGGGCGGCTCCGGTTCCGCGACCCGCGCGAACCTCTACGTGGGCCTCGTCCCGATCGAGGAGAGGAAGCTCACCCAGAACGACGTGATGCTGAGGGCCCGGCGGATCTTCGCCGGCTATCCTGACATGCGACCCACGGTGCGCGCGATCAACACATCCGGCCTCGGCGGCGGCGGGTATGGCGGGAAGCTCAAGATGTCGATCCGGGGACCCGGCCTCGACAAGCTCGAGGAGTACCTGGCGAAGCTCCTCGGCGCCATGCGCGCCGAGCCGGCCTTCGTGGACGCGTTCAGCAGCTCCGCCGACCGGCTCCCGGAGGTGCGGGTCGAAATCGATCGCGCCAAGGCCGCGGATCTCGGCATCGACGCCCGCGCCGTCTCCGAGACCCTGCGGACGATGGTCGGCGGCGAGATCGTGAGCTCGTACCGCGACGGCGACGAGCGCTACGACGTGTGGCTGCGGCTCCGCGAGGTGGATCGCGCCAACCTTGAGTCCGTGGGCCGGATCCAGCTCCGCACCCGGAGCGGCGGCCTCGTTCCCCTGGAGGCGATCGCGCGACTCGAGGAGGCGAAGGGGCCGACGACGATCCTGCGGCTGGGCGGCATGCGCCAGGTCTTCCTCTCCGCGAACCCGGCCCCCGGCGTGGCGCTGGGAGACGCCGTCGCACGGGCCGAGCAGCTCGTCCAGCAGCTGAACCTCCCGCCGGGCTACGACGTCCTCTTCAGCGGCGACGCCAAGACCATGGCCGAGACGGCGACCGAGTTCGCCATCGCCCTCGCGCTGTCGATGGTCTTCGTCTACATGGTGCTCGCGGCGCAGTTCGAGAGCTTCGTGCACCCGATCACGATCCTGCTGGCGTTGCCCCTCACCCTCCCCTTCGCGCTGCTCTCCCTGGTGCTCACCGGCGAGAGCCTGAACGTGTACTCGGCCCTCGGCGTGTTCATGCTCCTGGGAGTGGTGAAGAAGAACGGCATCCTCCAGGTCGACTACACGAACACCCTCCGCAAGACGGGGATACCTCTCCGCCAGGCGATCCTCGCGGCCAACCGCGCCCGGCTACGTCCGATCCTGATGACCACGCTCACGCTGATCGCCGCGATGGTGCCGATGACGCTGGCGCAGGGGCCGGGAGCCGCGTCGCGGGGCTCGCTGGCCAAGGTCATCGTCGGAGGCCAGGCCCTCTCGCTCGTGATCACGCTGCTGATCGTCCCCGTGGCCTACGCCTTCTTCGACGAGCTCCAGGAGCGCCTGGCCGCCCAACGGGGGCGCTCCCGCCCGGAGGCGGATCCAGCTCTGGAGCCCTGA
- a CDS encoding efflux RND transporter periplasmic adaptor subunit: MIRVFPIVIALLLALAGCSKSEPVQARPNGPVQVHALTVQPERVERIVELTGRLGGAEEVTVSAEVDGRVEKVLADLGDKVALGAPLVQIDASELRLREAQADSDYLQSLAKLGVEAARLDRFEPEAQADVRRAEADLAEARRNLERGEELMKRGLLAEGELDTLRTRERVATASQQKALEDARSSFALAKGRRASLGLARKKRLDSTITSPVAGSVAKRMVALGEYVKAGQAVAVVVVTDPLKLHGEAPDRYAGQLHRGMPVDVELDVAGLGAHTGEVARVGPLVSATSHTFPVEALFQNADGTLKPGLFARAKIRVGADEEVFAVPETAISSVAGVTKVFVIEDAKARSRAITVLRKRDGDALLQGELKAGDRVVLTGIARMYEGAEVQVMDAPAEAAAPRSGN, from the coding sequence ATGATTCGCGTGTTTCCCATTGTGATCGCCCTCCTCCTCGCGCTCGCGGGCTGCTCGAAGAGCGAGCCGGTCCAGGCGCGGCCGAATGGTCCCGTGCAGGTGCACGCGCTGACGGTGCAGCCGGAGCGCGTGGAGCGGATCGTGGAGCTCACGGGCCGCCTCGGCGGCGCGGAGGAGGTCACGGTCTCGGCGGAGGTCGACGGCCGCGTGGAGAAGGTCCTCGCGGACCTGGGCGACAAGGTCGCGCTCGGCGCGCCGCTGGTCCAGATCGACGCCTCGGAGCTCCGGCTCCGCGAGGCGCAGGCCGATAGCGACTACCTCCAGAGCCTGGCGAAGCTCGGCGTGGAGGCCGCGCGCCTCGATCGATTCGAACCGGAGGCCCAGGCGGACGTGAGGCGCGCGGAGGCCGATCTCGCCGAGGCCCGGCGCAACCTGGAGCGCGGCGAGGAGCTGATGAAGCGCGGTCTCCTCGCCGAAGGGGAGCTCGACACCCTCCGCACGCGCGAGCGGGTGGCGACGGCGTCCCAGCAGAAGGCGCTCGAGGACGCGCGCTCGAGCTTCGCCCTCGCCAAGGGGCGGCGGGCGTCGCTGGGCCTCGCGCGCAAGAAGCGCCTGGACTCGACGATCACCTCGCCGGTGGCGGGCTCGGTCGCGAAGAGGATGGTGGCCCTCGGCGAGTACGTGAAGGCCGGTCAGGCCGTGGCGGTGGTGGTGGTCACGGACCCGCTGAAGCTCCACGGCGAGGCCCCCGATCGCTACGCGGGCCAGCTCCACCGCGGGATGCCGGTGGACGTGGAGCTCGACGTTGCGGGCCTCGGCGCCCACACCGGCGAGGTCGCGCGGGTGGGCCCGCTGGTATCGGCCACGTCGCACACCTTTCCCGTCGAGGCCCTGTTCCAGAACGCGGACGGGACGCTCAAACCCGGCCTCTTCGCCCGGGCGAAGATCCGCGTCGGCGCGGACGAAGAGGTCTTCGCCGTGCCGGAGACGGCGATCTCGTCGGTTGCCGGCGTGACGAAGGTCTTCGTGATCGAGGACGCCAAGGCCCGGTCTCGGGCGATCACCGTGCTCCGCAAGCGCGACGGCGACGCCCTCCTCCAGGGAGAGCTCAAAGCGGGCGATCGCGTGGTGCTCACCGGCATCGCGAGGATGTACGAGGGCGCCGAGGTGCAGGTGATGGACGCTCCCGCGGAGGCCGCGGCGCCGAGGAGCGGGAATTGA
- a CDS encoding TolC family protein: MSPRSLLLAGAAALILPASSKADELTLEQCRTTARLQHPSVALARAQTAAATARAAIALSGYLPEITADGSFLATRGSGGASLGTGRGPGGAQVTPPISGSRGLLGPADFELWSGGFTVRQVLWDFGRTTNRYEAASAATDEARAQEQATREAVDLAAEATFRAALASEELVAAMEEAKRQAETHLALAKGRAEVGLQARYDVSRAEVEVADAEYRLIQATNARNLSHASLASACGYDELPEGTALVPAPPRTLSEVPSLAAAVEEAGQNLPEVRAAALAVEVAAQRLDGAWSQILPSLGATGNVGLRGTSLDQLEPGWTATVSLSIPIIAGGADLGGIREARANLAAAQANQDAILRALRLDVQSGMIAADEARARLAASQKREAAAKEGMRLAEGRYQTGLGSVLELADAQATLASARADRVRSALDLSVASAYLERLLGRWSDER; encoded by the coding sequence TTGTCACCGAGATCGCTCCTCCTCGCCGGCGCCGCCGCGCTGATCCTGCCCGCCTCGTCCAAAGCGGATGAGCTGACCCTCGAGCAGTGCCGCACCACCGCCCGCCTCCAGCACCCCTCGGTGGCGCTCGCCCGCGCCCAGACGGCGGCGGCGACCGCCCGGGCAGCGATCGCGCTCTCCGGCTACCTGCCCGAGATCACGGCCGACGGCTCCTTCCTCGCCACCCGCGGGAGCGGCGGCGCCTCGCTGGGCACCGGACGGGGGCCCGGCGGCGCGCAGGTCACGCCTCCGATCTCGGGATCGAGGGGGCTCCTGGGGCCCGCCGACTTCGAGCTCTGGAGCGGCGGCTTCACGGTGCGTCAGGTCCTCTGGGACTTCGGCCGCACCACGAACCGCTACGAGGCCGCGTCGGCCGCGACCGACGAAGCGAGGGCCCAGGAGCAGGCGACCCGCGAGGCGGTCGACCTCGCCGCCGAGGCCACCTTCCGCGCCGCGCTGGCGTCGGAGGAGCTGGTAGCGGCGATGGAGGAGGCGAAGCGGCAGGCCGAGACACACCTCGCGCTGGCGAAGGGCCGCGCCGAGGTCGGGCTCCAGGCGCGCTACGACGTGAGCCGCGCGGAGGTGGAGGTGGCGGACGCCGAGTACCGGCTGATCCAGGCCACGAACGCGCGCAATCTCTCCCACGCAAGCCTCGCGAGCGCATGCGGCTACGACGAGCTCCCGGAGGGCACCGCCCTGGTCCCCGCGCCGCCTCGCACCCTAAGTGAAGTCCCGTCTCTCGCTGCGGCGGTGGAGGAGGCCGGGCAGAACCTCCCGGAGGTCCGCGCCGCGGCGCTGGCGGTCGAGGTGGCGGCCCAGCGCCTCGACGGCGCGTGGTCCCAGATCCTCCCGAGCCTGGGCGCGACGGGCAACGTGGGTCTGCGCGGCACGTCGCTGGACCAGCTCGAGCCGGGCTGGACCGCCACGGTGAGCCTGAGCATCCCGATCATCGCGGGCGGCGCCGACCTGGGCGGGATCCGGGAGGCCCGCGCCAATCTGGCCGCCGCCCAGGCGAACCAGGACGCGATCCTCCGAGCGTTGCGGCTGGACGTGCAGAGCGGGATGATCGCGGCCGACGAGGCGCGCGCCCGCCTGGCGGCGTCGCAGAAGCGCGAGGCGGCGGCGAAAGAAGGGATGCGCCTCGCCGAGGGGCGGTACCAGACCGGACTCGGGAGCGTGCTGGAGCTCGCGGACGCCCAGGCCACGCTGGCCTCGGCCCGCGCCGATCGCGTGCGCAGCGCGCTGGACCTCTCGGTGGCGTCGGCCTACCTCGAGAGGCTGCTGGGCCGATGGAGCGACGAGAGATGA
- a CDS encoding L-threonylcarbamoyladenylate synthase — protein sequence METELLSVVAGSHGREAIARAASLLRAGRLVAFPTETVYGLGALALDPAAVAGIFAAKGRPSFNPLIVHVASIEAAKALVREWDDRAQAFAEAFWPGPLTLVLEKAPSVPDAITAGLGAVAIRIPAHPVALALLEEVGAPVAAPSANLYTTISPTTAAHVLKSLGGRIDAILDGGATPIGIESTVLDLTGSVPVLLRPGAVGAEELSRSFGPLGHPSAMPEESSARVSPGQARKHYAPAGRVRSFSSPESLGGLLAGLGPGARAGVIARSARPEWASVAAWLQLPDDPAGFARQLYGALHALEDAGATDFFLEEVPASAAWDGVRDRLSRAAG from the coding sequence ATGGAAACCGAGCTCCTCTCCGTGGTCGCAGGATCGCATGGGCGCGAGGCGATCGCGCGGGCCGCGTCGCTCCTGCGCGCGGGGCGCCTTGTGGCCTTCCCCACCGAGACCGTCTACGGCCTCGGGGCGCTGGCCCTCGACCCCGCCGCCGTCGCCGGGATCTTCGCCGCCAAGGGCCGCCCGTCCTTCAACCCCCTGATCGTGCACGTGGCGAGCATCGAGGCCGCGAAGGCCCTCGTGCGCGAATGGGACGATCGTGCGCAGGCCTTCGCCGAGGCCTTCTGGCCCGGACCCCTCACGCTCGTCCTGGAGAAGGCACCCTCGGTGCCGGATGCCATTACGGCCGGCCTGGGCGCCGTCGCCATCCGGATCCCCGCGCATCCGGTCGCCCTCGCCCTCCTCGAAGAGGTGGGCGCGCCAGTCGCCGCGCCGAGCGCCAATCTCTACACGACCATCTCTCCGACCACCGCCGCCCACGTGTTGAAGAGCCTCGGCGGCCGGATCGACGCGATCCTCGACGGCGGCGCGACGCCCATCGGCATCGAGTCGACCGTCCTCGACCTGACCGGGAGCGTCCCCGTCCTCCTCCGTCCCGGGGCCGTGGGCGCAGAGGAGCTCTCGCGCTCGTTCGGGCCGCTCGGGCATCCGTCCGCGATGCCCGAGGAATCCAGCGCAAGAGTCTCCCCCGGCCAGGCGCGCAAGCACTACGCCCCAGCCGGCCGAGTGCGCTCGTTCTCTTCCCCCGAGTCCTTGGGCGGGCTCCTCGCCGGGCTCGGCCCAGGGGCAAGGGCCGGCGTGATCGCCAGGAGCGCTCGTCCCGAGTGGGCGAGCGTCGCCGCCTGGCTCCAGCTCCCCGACGATCCCGCGGGCTTCGCGCGACAGCTCTACGGCGCGCTCCACGCCCTGGAGGACGCCGGCGCCACCGACTTCTTCCTAGAGGAGGTCCCCGCCAGCGCCGCCTGGGACGGCGTCCGCGATCGGCTCAGCCGCGCCGCGGGCTGA